ctataaaaatgagACCCATGCACAGTGCAAATCATGGTGTTTCTCACACATGGGAGCTGACAACATTTTAATAAGTTCAGTGGAGAATGGGTTAGAGGAAGGCTTGCTGGGCTCTCTCAGTAGGATGTTCTGCCATAGTTGAACTAGCCAGGACCATCCAATATTCTCTCTTCTTATGTGTGGTGTTGATGCTGTCCAACCACATCCCTTCAGTTCCCTTGGTGGCTCCCTTTGCAATGATCTCAGAGAACTCATTGCAAAAGTCTCTCTGAAGGTGCTAGGTTTTGGCTTGATAACCCCTGTTGAGGGTAGGTCTTTAAAATCCTGGGGAGAATGTGCTTCTCAGCTGCCTCCATGCCTGATGGGTAGTCTCGACCCATTAGGACAGGTGAGCTAGCCACAAATCAGTCTGGTAGGTTCCTCAAGAGCGGAGGAGCTTTGTGTCCCCAGCTCAGGGCTAAGCACAGAGCAGGTACTCAACAAATTGTTGAATTCAACTCTAACCTCTTCAACAGAGAGGATGTTCCCAAGTCCTAGACACTTTTCTTCTTGGGTATTTTTTATAATCATTCTGGTTCCTTATATACCCCTCTGGAATGAATAACATGGTACAGTTTTTATTGGAAGTATGATTAATGCTTtgggcattgattttttttttttttgcccctaaattatgtctttcatccatatGTCTACACtgaaaaactttatttaatttatttaatccttcccATGCTGCTCTGCAGAACGTGGCTATTGGGTTATTTTGGCGTATACTGTTGCTATACAACTTTCTCAGGGCTGCTAATGCCCTGGTAGGGTTATAGCCCTCATGGCTAGTAAAGGCTAGAGAGCCTGTGGGCAGCATTGGTCTCTGTCAACACCACAAATGCAGCACATGTGCATCCGTTCTTCAAACCACAAGGAAGACATTCATGGATGTTACATGAGACTTCTGCTTTCAGCCACATCTGGACAAAGCACAAATCTGGGAGACATCAAGAAATGGTGTGCTCACCTGCTGGAAACCTCAAAGCTTTGCTGAGACATGAAGGATTAAATTCATGGCTCTTGGTAGACTGACTGTCCTGTGGGGTTGGTGGGTCTTCCCACCCCTTTCAGACAGGAGGCCAGTTAAGCcgtgggggcaggaagggagatTCAGAGAATCTGAAGGGAAGATATAAGGTGGCCTCTTCCCACAAGTGGAGCTGCAGGGTCCAGCCTCCTCGCTCACTGGACATCTGAGAATAAAGCTAGAATAATAGAATAAAGCTAAGACTGCATTAGTGCCCCTGCCCTAAGATACCCCAAAAGGCCAGAGCAGGGAGCCCACATGTTTATCTTCCTTGATGGCATCTCCACCTGTGGAACTTGGCCTGCTAACACTTGATGGAGAGATGCAAACTTTGACATGAAGTCCTCTGCTCTGTCAAAGACCAAAACgttccagaagaaggaaaatactcGTGGTTTTAGGATAAATCTGAGCATGTTTGATATGGATATTGACACGTTGTAGCAGTTGCTACTCTCCAGAAACAGGGTACTAAGTCACTAGACTTGctgttcttattctttttgagaTTACCAATtgataaaactaacaaaaaactCATACAATCCTTGAACTACTGAATGTTAAAAGGAGTACTTAGGTTATCTAGCTCAGCcccatattttacaaataaggaaagagagGCTCAGATAAAGTATGGCACAGGCCTCCTGACTCTTGGTCTGTAGCAGACATTAGCTGGCATCACTGGACCTATTTTGCCGTACTGGTTGTTCAGGACAGTCCCTGGGGATATAATCCACATGGACCTGAGGCTCTCAATCTCAAGAGGTGTCGATGCACTAAAATATTGAGGTCTCTAAAGGAAGGCATCCATGCTTCCTTTTCATGGATGCTTAGAACACAGAGTTAAACCTTTCCTTTGGATTTTATGTGGTTCCTTCTTTTGTTTACCCTGATGAATGAAGGTTGATGTGATGTGCTCCACCAGCTAAAGGAGAATAATGTGAGCACGACTATGGACAACTTCACTGAAGTTCATGGAGGCTCCAGGCAAATCCAGGTGCTGCAGGATTCAGCCCTAAATGAGCCCCCACATATAACCAAAGTTAATTTTAGAATCATGGAAGAGATTTAGGGGAAATCAAGTCCAACCCTGCCATTTTAcaagctcagagaagttcagCAATTTGCCTTGGGTCACACAGCATGGGGGATATCAAAGTCATAGaagaatccagatttttttttaaactcaggaTTGGATGTTTTCCCTAAAAAATTCTGAACTTTTTCACAAACCCCAGTGTTAGGGAATTTCTGATGGTTTCTAGATCAAGGCATTATCCATGCATGAAGTGAAGCAAGACAAAAATGGTGGTGGCTGCCCCTGCTGAAGACCTGCGGTCTAGGAGAGCATGTTGGAGTAGAAGCTGAAGCTCTCTGTCATGGTCTTGGAGTTGCTGCGAGAGGAGCCATTGGAGGTCAGATCCAGGGACGAGGGTGTGGTCTTGGGACcatcctccagctcctcctcGTGGGCCCCCACCACCGTGGAGATGGTGGTCTCCAGGCGGCTGACTTTATACACGCTGCCCTGGGTTTGGAGGTACCGGGTGGATTTCATTTCGAGCCCCTCGTAGTCGCCGGCACTGATAAAGGGGCAGCACCGGAAGGCATGCTTGAAGCCCAGGCGGAACCTGGAGAGACAGAAGATGGGAGAGGTGACCCTTTGGGACAGTCTGCTTCCAGAGGGCATTGTCACCACTATGTCAGCTCTTTAACACATAGACAAGCCTAAGTATGactctctgttgttgttgttattattattattattattatttaaagcttatttattttgagagagagagagcaggggagggacagagagagagggaaagaaagaatcccaagcaggctccatactgttggtgcagagcctgatgtggggcttgaactcataaactgtgagatcatgacctgagccgaaatcaagagtccgacacttaactgactcagccactcaggcaccccgatgaccactgactgagccacccaggcaccccgatgacCACCATTCCTGATGGGCTCTCCCTTCTCTTGCTTGTCTAAGGTTGGCTTCTTCTGCCAGAACAGCTCTCCTGATCAGTGTGACTAAGTAAGGGCCTTCCAGGCACTGATTCCTCTTTGCTTACCCTGTCCTGCTGGAACTGCTAGAAGAAACTGGGTAAAGCTGCCCAAATTGTATGATGAGATGAGATGGAAAGAGGAAAGTGAGAGGCCAGTGAAGGGAAAGGATGCCCTATGGAGAATGGTATTCTACGGCCATCAATCTCTCTTTGTGTCTtactctccctgtctcccccccacccccaccccactgcatGCACAGCCCCCTGTGCATGGATCCACAGGGCAGAGGGAACAAAATCACAGGCCATGAACTAGATCCAGCTTTCAGGCCTGTTTATATGCATCAATaacagaggttttgttttttttttaatgtgcacccccacccccactaactTATTTGCCAGTGTCCAAAAGTCAGAAGATTCACACAAAAGTATGGATGTCTGGTTCTtcttggagaagaaaaacaaagtccacTTTGGGCTCATAAAGCTGCATGGCAATAATTAGTAGGGATGGAGTAGTGTGGTCTTTTTGCTGCAGTCCCTCCCATCCCCTCTTGTCTCACAAAGATTTTGTTCATTTAGGTTGGCTGTTTGGCTGCTATAGAGACAAATGATCTTGTCcctggagagagagtgggggatgaGGTCCTCACCTGTCATTGAGGCAGCAGTAGATGATAGGGTTGTACATGGTGGAGCTCATGGCCAGCCACATGATGGCCAGGTAGACCTGCTGAATAAACTTCTCAAGGTAGAGATCAGGGTTGATGTAGGGCAAGAGGAAGAAGATGTGGAATGGCAGCCAGCAGATGGCAAAGGTGCACACCACGACGATCATCATCTTGACTACCTGGCAAGAGGGTGGGGCAGGTGAGGTCACCACCACAGCCAACTTTTCTCACAGctactttctctctcctcccatgcCCCTCACCGCACACAGTGCAGTGTGTGGTGGGAAGTGTCTATAATAACCCCTTTCGAGGAGGAGACAGGACCATTTATATGTGGTATCAAAGGACTTTGATTATATCAGTAGTTCTCAGAGTGTGGCTCCGGGACCAGCTTTGTAACCATCATTTGGGATTTGTCAGAAATGAGAATTCTTGGACCCCATCCCATACTTACAgaatcagaaaccctgggggTGAGACCCAGAATTCTGGTTTGACAAGCCCTTCAGATGACTCTGAAACACAGTCATGTTTGAGAACCTCTGTGTGATATCACCCCTCTGGGCAGTGACTGCAGAAGCCAAGGGAGAGCAGACAATGACCCAGGGGAATGGGTATTCAGTGGGGAGAGACTCAGTAAGGAGGAGGAAGCAgtgagggcaggggggtgggggaaggtggagAGGAGAGGCCAGGGTAGTATcaggggaaagaagaggaagggaggcatCTGGACAGCTGCAGCTAGGGAGCACCAGATGgttaaaagggattttttttataaatagtgAGTAATGTGACCCACTGTTTCTGTTCTCCATCACtagttttgttccttttaatacTTTTTGATGTTTGAACCAAGTGAATGTATTATTTTGtcaaactttaataataaaagaggACTAAACTCTTCAATGCATTTGtagttaagtgtgtgtgtgtgtgtgtgtgtgtgtgtgtgtgtgtgtgtgtgtgttaatggcTTGACAGGTTGCAATTACTCTTAAGGCAAGAAAGAAGTGGCTCTTGCCTATACAGGCAGGCCTAGGTTACAAATACAACCAAGAAagatctcttccctcctctgtcccacatctcctctcctccttccactGTTCCACAGACCCAGGGACGTTTTGTGCCTGCTGCCTCTGGGCCTCCTGAGGCTCTGAGGCTCATATGCTTGCCAGCCTGAGCCAGGGCGGGTTAGGTGCTGCTTGCTCTTTGCTTACCTTGCGCTTGGCAGAGACCTGCTCATGGTAACGGTCAGAGGAGTCCCCAGGGATCTCGCTGGCCCACAGTGTGATTCCCACAACAGTGTACGCATAGCCAATCACCAGCAAGGGGAGGAAGTAGATCAGCACAGTTACGCAGATGTGGTACCTGCAACAGGAAGGATGGGAGGGGTCAGTCTAAGGACAGGGATGGTCAAGGCTTGCCAACCACCTTTCTCAGCATTTGCCATTAATGAGCTTGGATGATAAGGCACAGCATGGAGTCTGGCCACCTGCATTGGGTGGTTGGCtgatatatgaatggataaactagaGAAAGCAAATCTCTTCAACTTAGGTTTTTCTTGTGGACTTTTTCCATAATAGAGATTCCTGTTGAgattgaagagaagaaaaaacattgatgaaaggGAACTGAATCTGTTGTATACTTATGACAATTTCAGTTGATGGTAAGTTCAATATTGCTTACattccccctccaaaaaaatgcAACCTTAGGCTGCATTAATAAAAGTGTATTCTCTAGAATGCAGGAGGTGTTTGTACCACTCGGTTAATTCCAGTCAGATTACATTTAGGCTAGGCTTTTGTGCAGGAGTGTAGACAAACTTGTACATTCAGGTGAGAACCACTAGGTGGTTGGTGAGCTCTCATTCTTTCTGTAGGACAAGTGGATTCACAGGTATAAGAATAATTAGCTTGGAGGAGAGAAACAAAATTTATCCTAGAACTAGGATCAGTGGGTGAAAGCCACAAAGTATAAGCCAATTCTAAGCCTGGCccttaaaaatatatctgcagATGGAAGCTTCTGGGTTACAGCTTGCAAGATAGATACCAATTGACTTGAGTTTGACTGGCACAAATTGACATGGGCAGGAAATAAGCTTTTGCAATATTAAACCACTGAGAATTTTTTCTCCAAGATTTTATCTAAattaagttagttaacacatagtgtagcattggtttcaggagtaggatttatgattcatcacttacatacaacacctagtgctcatcacaacaaggctccttcttagtacccatcacccatttagcccatccccaacctcccctccagcaactctcggtttgttctctgtaattaagagtctcatggtttgcctccctctctgtttttatcttatttctgcttcccttctcccatgttcacttgttttgtttcttaagttcctcatatgagtgaaatcatatgatattttcctttctttgactgacttatttcacttagctatAATACActataatacactgtagttcccataacatcattgcaaatggcaagatttcattctttttgatggctgagtagtatatacataccatatcttctttatccattcattagtcaatggacatttgggctctttccataatatggctattgttcaTAAACTACTGAGATTTTGATGTTCGTGCAACAACATAacttattctattttgtttaaggCAAGTGTCCTTCTAAGTAGGATgctcaaataattttttgattTTGCGAAAGGATATTTTTCTCAGTGAGTGCTTTGTATATCTGGTTAGTTATAGCCCTTTTCTCCTGATGTGAGTTTAATGGAGAGGATACATTAGcagtaatagtagtaataatagtgGGAACAGCTAATATTTTAGGGAGTTCACTCTAGATCGCTATGTTGATAATAATGTTAATGATAGTATTAATAGCAGAAACGATAGTTAGATTTTATTTAGTGAAGAGCACAATGCCACTCACTTTACCAttattcttatttaatcctcaaaaaaaaatgattaggcATGTACTATCATAATCCCattctgtagatgaggaaactgaagttaagAATTTAATTAACTTTCTCAAATTCACAGCAGGTAAAAAGAGGAGGGTGGGATAAGAAGGCAGGACTGTGAGCCCAGAACCAGCTTTTTATCACTGGAGAAAAGTCATCCAGTGATGGCTCTGTTTATGCTTATtctcttaaatgattttttttccaataaagaaaacctacttattcatttaatttctctttattggtACTATGTTTTCAATTACTTCTTTGCAAAGCTCCACAGTTTTACTTATTCAGCTTCCTGTGAATATTAAAATTTGCAACTTGAAGACACTCGAAGAGCTCTTAAATAATGCACAACAGCTTCAGCAAAGCAGGGTGCTGAGTGCATCCATTTTGTGCAGACAGGCTGCTCCAACAGTCTCAACAGGCTGTTAAGGTCCCCCTTGATTGTCACCTCCTCTGGGAGCCTCTGGGTTCTCCAGTCACCATGGCAGTGAGTGCATACTGAGTTTCCTACCTGATCTCAACCTCTCCCCCGATTGCTGTACTTATCACTTGGATATAAGGGGACAGGGAGACCCTGGGAACCTTCAGGATACACCTGCTTCTCCTACCTGGAAGAATAGTCCTGCCTTATGCAAACCGATACTTGGTTGATGATCAAAACACATTAGTTGAGCTTTGTGGGGCCAGTGCCTCAGAGTGCTGAGCATCTATATGGGAGTCAGGGACACGATGGAAGGACACTGCAGTCCAGTCACCGGTGCTCCTAACCCTGGACCAGTGGATCCCAAACTTGAGCCagcttcagaatcacctgggggagcTTGTGCAAACACAAAGGGCTGGACCCCACCTAGACTTTCCCACTTAACAAGTCTGGGGTGGGCTTGAGAATCTGCTTTCATAACAAATTCCCAGTTCATGCTGCTGCTGGTCCAGGTTCagactttgagaaacactgtcctAAACCAATGGTTCTTGAGCCCAGAATCACATGAGAATCACCAGGGGAGCTCTGATCAGTGCTCAGACACACATTAAATTGGCCTTGATTGTAGAAGCAGGAAACCACAGCTGAGAAAAATTTCCCAAGTTATTCTTGCATATGGTTAGCACTGAGAAGCACTGTTTCAGGTCCAAGTCTGCAAGCCTGTTGGAACCCCATTGTTTGAGATTTTATGACTTCACTAAGATGTGTGTTAACcatattttttagtttctgtatctgATGCTTTGAGGTCTAGGCCTTGTTGACCTGGAAGGGACTGTGCCTCCTTGGGTTAGTTAATTCCTAGAGATAACTCCTGCTAGTGTGCCTTTCCTATGCAAACTAACCAACCCAGGGCCTATACTCCCCACCCACTTGTTTTCGCAGGGGCTCTTACACTGTGGGATGCTATCCAGCTGCCATGGTCACCCCAGGGCCACTTCAGACAGTCAGGGGCACAGAGCTCATGGAAATGATTCAAACTAGCCAATTCTAAGCCTGTTTATCCTGCCTCACCCATTCCTTCTCTGGAACACACAATAAAAGCCTTCCTGAAGTCTCCTGCGCTCTCTCTCGCCTGTGGCCCTATGTGGCGCACTTGCCCCTTTGTCCTGGGAACTATGAGTAATAAACTATCTTTTCAATGGCAATCATGTCCTTATCTGT
This sequence is a window from Lynx canadensis isolate LIC74 chromosome A3, mLynCan4.pri.v2, whole genome shotgun sequence. Protein-coding genes within it:
- the TACR1 gene encoding substance-P receptor: MDNVLQVDSDLFPNISTNTSEPNQFVQPAWQIVLWAAAYTVIVVTSVVGNVVVMWIILAHKRMRTVTNYFLVNLAFAEASMAAFNTVVNFTYAVHNEWYYGLFYCKFHNFFPIAAVFASIYSMTAVAFDRYMAIIHPLQPRLSATATKVVICVIWVLALLLAFPQGYYSTTETMPNRVVCMIEWPEHPNKIYEKVYHICVTVLIYFLPLLVIGYAYTVVGITLWASEIPGDSSDRYHEQVSAKRKVVKMMIVVVCTFAICWLPFHIFFLLPYINPDLYLEKFIQQVYLAIMWLAMSSTMYNPIIYCCLNDRFRLGFKHAFRCCPFISAGDYEGLEMKSTRYLQTQGSVYKVSRLETTISTVVGAHEEELEDGPKTTPSSLDLTSNGSSRSNSKTMTESFSFYSNMLS